One Bacteroidia bacterium DNA window includes the following coding sequences:
- the holA gene encoding DNA polymerase III subunit delta has product MAKAKTTSEITLQTLVTQIKEKKFYPIYFLYGEESFFIDQIENLLLTHVLQPHERDFNLSILYGNELTADKLAAIAKRYPMMSNYQLVVIREAQKMQKELDKLIPYFENPQNSTVLCFCYKERIEKFETKKYAKSIRQKGVCFESKRLYEYQVPQWIVEHAKTKGLNLSAKATQMIAIQMGNDLTAIDKELDKLALNCTEFSEITEKEISEYMGIDREFNLFEFLSAIAQKNRQKAYTILQYFVRNEKDFPTVVIVSNVFYFFDKVWRLHAHQVYDEKKAAEILGLPTFAAKDYVAAAKHYGKDKLGQILEAIFEAELSAKGVGTNDTVQGLIVQRLLHKILNT; this is encoded by the coding sequence ATGGCAAAAGCAAAAACAACAAGTGAGATTACTTTGCAAACACTTGTTACACAAATTAAAGAGAAAAAGTTTTATCCGATTTACTTTTTGTATGGAGAGGAAAGCTTTTTTATTGACCAAATAGAAAACTTACTTTTAACTCATGTTTTACAACCTCATGAAAGAGATTTTAACCTTTCCATCTTATATGGAAACGAACTAACTGCGGATAAGCTGGCAGCTATTGCCAAACGATATCCTATGATGTCAAACTACCAGTTAGTTGTAATAAGAGAAGCCCAAAAAATGCAAAAAGAGTTAGATAAACTAATACCTTATTTTGAAAATCCACAAAACAGCACTGTTCTTTGTTTTTGCTATAAAGAAAGAATAGAGAAGTTTGAAACTAAAAAATACGCTAAATCTATTCGCCAAAAAGGAGTTTGTTTTGAGTCTAAACGCCTATATGAATACCAAGTTCCACAGTGGATTGTAGAACATGCTAAAACCAAAGGGCTCAACCTCTCCGCAAAAGCTACACAGATGATAGCCATTCAAATGGGAAATGACTTGACTGCCATAGATAAAGAACTAGATAAATTAGCCCTAAACTGTACAGAATTTAGTGAAATTACGGAAAAAGAAATAAGTGAGTACATGGGTATTGATAGAGAGTTTAACTTATTTGAGTTTCTTTCCGCTATTGCACAAAAGAATAGACAAAAAGCATATACTATTTTACAGTATTTTGTTCGCAATGAAAAAGATTTTCCTACGGTAGTAATTGTATCTAACGTATTTTACTTTTTTGACAAAGTTTGGCGATTACATGCGCACCAAGTTTACGATGAGAAAAAAGCCGCTGAAATTTTAGGCTTACCTACTTTTGCTGCTAAGGATTATGTTGCCGCAGCTAAGCATTACGGCAAAGATAAGTTGGGTCAAATTTTGGAAGCAATTTTTGAAGCAGAACTAAGCGCTAAAGGAGTGGGCACGAACGATACAGTGCAAGGACTAATCGTACAAAGATTATTGCATAAAATTTTAAATACTTAG